One part of the Bacillota bacterium genome encodes these proteins:
- a CDS encoding DUF5678 domain-containing protein: MASARGQGATLYLRGLPQELARAAKAAAAGRGVTLTQFVTEALQEKLAAAQTVPGSSGNALMALQTEIEWFEANRARLLEAYGGQYVAIVDRQVVDADDDFAHLAHRVFARFGPRPVFMPKVTPAERTVRVPSPRVVRP; encoded by the coding sequence ATGGCCTCCGCACGAGGACAGGGCGCGACATTGTACCTTCGGGGCCTGCCACAGGAACTGGCGCGAGCGGCCAAGGCGGCCGCCGCCGGGCGGGGAGTGACTCTCACGCAGTTCGTGACAGAGGCGCTTCAGGAGAAGCTGGCGGCGGCCCAAACCGTACCCGGTAGCAGCGGGAATGCGCTGATGGCGCTCCAGACCGAGATAGAGTGGTTTGAGGCGAACCGAGCCCGATTGCTGGAAGCTTACGGTGGCCAGTACGTTGCCATTGTCGATCGGCAGGTGGTGGACGCGGACGACGACTTCGCGCACCTGGCCCATCGGGTTTTCGCTCGCTTCGGTCCTCGTCCCGTCTTCATGCCCAAGGTCACCCCGGCGGAGCGAACGGTGCGGGTGCCATCGCCGCGGGTGGTGCGGCCGTGA
- a CDS encoding arsinothricin resistance N-acetyltransferase ArsN1 family A, with protein sequence MVIRHATASDAAAIARIYNQAIEERIATFETEPRTPEERRRWLESHGPRHPVLVAQVAGQVAGWASIGPYRPRSCYDGVGEFSIYVDAAWRGRGVGRRLLTALIETAERLGYWKLVSRVFDFNVASRALCRSCGFREVGTYEKHGRLDGRWIDCVIVERLIPENIR encoded by the coding sequence CTGGTGATCCGGCATGCCACGGCAAGCGACGCGGCGGCCATTGCGCGAATCTACAACCAGGCCATCGAAGAACGTATCGCTACCTTCGAAACCGAGCCGCGCACACCCGAGGAACGCCGCCGCTGGCTCGAGTCCCACGGCCCGCGGCATCCCGTTCTGGTCGCCCAGGTGGCGGGCCAGGTGGCCGGGTGGGCGTCCATCGGGCCCTACCGCCCCCGCTCGTGCTACGACGGTGTCGGCGAGTTTTCGATCTATGTCGACGCGGCGTGGAGGGGCCGCGGCGTCGGCCGGCGCCTGCTCACCGCGCTGATCGAGACGGCCGAGCGGCTCGGGTACTGGAAGCTCGTCTCCCGCGTCTTTGACTTCAATGTGGCAAGCCGCGCGCTTTGCCGTTCGTGCGGATTTCGGGAGGTGGGCACCTACGAGAAGCACGGCCGCTTGGACGGGCGCTGGATTGACTGCGTCATCGTCGAGCGCCTCATTCCTGAAAACATACGGTAG
- a CDS encoding retroviral-like aspartic protease family protein, with the protein MTLSYPYDTSYDPPAPVVPVRISAPGSPDRGVALPALVDSGADVTVIPAAVAAAIRLPPIGRLRVAGVAGVVHGAVVYAAEVEINGVRRSAEVIGLGDQTLLGRNLLNQWVLVLDGPGLRLEMTG; encoded by the coding sequence GTGACGTTGAGTTATCCGTACGATACATCCTACGACCCGCCTGCCCCGGTCGTTCCCGTGCGCATCAGTGCGCCGGGGAGCCCCGATCGGGGGGTAGCGCTCCCCGCGCTGGTGGACTCTGGAGCCGACGTGACCGTGATTCCGGCGGCCGTCGCTGCGGCCATCAGGCTACCGCCGATCGGGCGGCTGAGGGTGGCGGGCGTGGCCGGGGTCGTTCACGGTGCCGTGGTATACGCGGCCGAGGTCGAAATCAACGGGGTCCGGCGATCGGCAGAGGTGATTGGCCTGGGCGACCAGACCTTGCTCGGACGCAACCTGCTCAACCAGTGGGTGCTTGTGCTCGATGGGCCCGGGCTTCGGTTGGAGATGACAGGATAA
- a CDS encoding methyltransferase domain-containing protein, with protein sequence MAGKGRERMASPRWSEAESEAFLELGPLFTPWRDEMAAVMVDLIPAEPEEAFVAVDVGAGDAWLSEAVLQRFPRACVIALDGSPAMLDAARRRLAAFGARAEVRPFELDSQRWLRELRGPVRCFLSCLVIHHLDDAGKRRLFGGLRQRLEPGGGLLIADIVRPASRWAWRHAARTWNEDVRQRSLQLTGNLEAYQRLAESDWNWFEHPDDPMDKPGALVDQLTWLREAGFVDRMTPASGSSGR encoded by the coding sequence ATGGCAGGAAAGGGTCGCGAGCGCATGGCGTCTCCCCGCTGGAGCGAGGCGGAGTCGGAGGCGTTCCTGGAGTTGGGGCCGCTCTTCACGCCGTGGCGGGACGAGATGGCGGCGGTCATGGTCGACCTCATCCCGGCGGAACCGGAGGAGGCGTTCGTTGCCGTGGACGTGGGCGCCGGCGATGCGTGGCTGAGCGAAGCCGTCCTTCAACGGTTTCCCCGGGCCTGCGTCATCGCTTTGGACGGCTCCCCCGCCATGCTGGATGCGGCTCGACGGCGTCTGGCCGCGTTCGGGGCAAGGGCGGAGGTGCGGCCGTTCGAGCTGGACAGCCAACGGTGGCTGCGGGAGTTGCGGGGCCCGGTTCGCTGTTTTCTGAGCTGTCTTGTCATTCACCATCTCGACGATGCGGGCAAGCGGCGGCTGTTTGGGGGACTGCGCCAAAGGCTGGAGCCGGGCGGCGGGCTGCTCATCGCCGACATCGTGAGGCCGGCCAGCCGGTGGGCATGGCGTCACGCCGCCCGGACGTGGAACGAGGACGTGAGGCAGCGTTCCCTGCAACTGACGGGCAACCTGGAGGCATACCAGCGCCTGGCCGAGAGCGACTGGAACTGGTTCGAGCACCCCGATGACCCCATGGACAAGCCGGGCGCGCTCGTCGACCAGCTCACCTGGCTGAGAGAGGCGGGCTTTGTCGACAGAATGACACCCGCTTCAGGCTCCTCTGGACGGTAG